A region from the Wansuia hejianensis genome encodes:
- a CDS encoding threonine aldolase family protein: MLNFQCDYLEGCHPKILEKLAETNNIQMPGYGNDPYCGSAREKIRRACGAPEADVHFLAGGTQTNLTVISAILRPHQGVLAAAEGHIACHETGAIEATGHKVLTLQPSDGKISASQIEEYCKNDLACSIREHMVQPGMVYLSFPTESGTLYNRKELKEISSVCRRYGLPLYLDGARMGYGLSSPSNDLSLADIAELCDVFYIGGTKCGALFGEAVVISNDSLKRDFRYFIKQKGAMLAKGWLLGLQFDVLFEDGLYSGICAKAVNYAQDIRRAFEHKGIPMFGNSVTNQQFPILNKEQMEAFHPDFEYEVWGKYDESHMIVRFVTSWATTEEEAGKLIEKIHSIP; encoded by the coding sequence ATGTTAAATTTTCAGTGTGATTACTTGGAAGGCTGTCATCCGAAGATACTGGAAAAACTGGCTGAGACGAATAACATCCAGATGCCGGGTTATGGCAATGATCCATACTGCGGCAGTGCACGGGAAAAGATTCGCAGGGCTTGCGGGGCGCCTGAAGCAGACGTTCATTTTCTGGCGGGGGGAACGCAGACGAATCTGACGGTAATTTCCGCCATTCTCCGTCCTCACCAAGGTGTGCTGGCAGCGGCTGAAGGGCATATTGCCTGCCATGAAACGGGCGCTATTGAGGCTACCGGACATAAAGTCCTGACGCTGCAGCCGTCTGACGGAAAGATATCTGCCAGCCAGATTGAGGAGTATTGTAAAAATGATCTCGCGTGCAGTATAAGGGAACACATGGTGCAGCCAGGAATGGTATATCTGTCATTCCCTACAGAAAGCGGAACACTTTACAACCGGAAAGAGCTAAAGGAAATCAGCAGCGTTTGCCGCCGGTATGGACTTCCTCTGTATCTGGATGGAGCCAGAATGGGATACGGCCTGTCCAGTCCGTCCAACGATCTGAGCCTGGCAGATATTGCCGAACTGTGTGACGTATTTTACATAGGCGGAACGAAATGCGGCGCGCTGTTCGGAGAAGCGGTGGTCATCTCTAATGACAGCCTGAAAAGAGATTTCCGCTATTTCATCAAACAGAAAGGAGCCATGTTGGCAAAGGGCTGGCTTCTGGGGCTTCAATTTGATGTACTGTTTGAGGACGGCCTTTACTCCGGAATCTGTGCAAAAGCGGTAAACTATGCGCAGGACATCAGAAGAGCTTTTGAACATAAAGGAATCCCCATGTTTGGAAACTCAGTTACCAACCAGCAGTTCCCCATTCTGAACAAGGAGCAGATGGAAGCGTTTCATCCGGATTTTGAATACGAAGTGTGGGGGAAATACGATGAAAGCCATATGATCGTCCGCTTTGTAACCAGCTGGGCTACGACAGAGGAAGAGGCCGGGAAACTGATTGAAAAGATTCATAGTATCCCGTAA
- a CDS encoding sialidase family protein: MRIKVNPYRCVIGDETGSDTSVFYNFPSCERLSDGSFFICARKINGLQDPAGSQVSVRYWPEEDRVEPACSPACHDMLSNPDKGIYMCHVTELSPNELIAIYPLIHTDSSKPLFSEKYDGIQPCTCRITRSHDNGHTWDLPENLAYTMPDAIIPGKIQKLADGMIGFPMEMHNLYEMPYQEPLQGRFIYSVDGGKTFDRASFFPHPEDFLAGDARCTEDSLGNLTIFFWAYDMKDMKDLKVHRTISHDSGRSFSPLEPIELKKQITSPFYIDENNFLCIYQERFSDQPGIKAMLSHDGGMTWDADSATPLFLCEGTPDGENPFAQFEQYKFGYSTLTRISQTKALATFWNTNGVTSCISVCEIWTEE; encoded by the coding sequence ATGCGAATAAAAGTCAATCCATACCGCTGTGTCATCGGAGATGAAACCGGATCGGACACATCTGTCTTTTACAATTTTCCGTCCTGTGAACGTTTATCAGACGGCAGCTTTTTCATCTGCGCCAGGAAGATTAACGGACTTCAGGACCCCGCAGGCAGCCAGGTGTCTGTGCGCTACTGGCCGGAAGAAGACCGGGTGGAGCCAGCCTGCTCGCCGGCCTGCCATGATATGTTGAGCAATCCTGACAAGGGAATTTACATGTGTCATGTCACAGAACTTTCTCCCAATGAATTGATAGCCATCTATCCCCTGATTCACACAGATTCCTCCAAACCCTTGTTTTCCGAAAAATATGATGGCATCCAGCCCTGTACTTGCCGTATTACCCGCTCTCACGACAACGGCCATACCTGGGATCTGCCGGAAAATCTGGCATACACGATGCCCGATGCTATCATACCCGGAAAAATCCAAAAGCTGGCTGACGGCATGATCGGTTTTCCGATGGAAATGCACAATCTTTACGAAATGCCCTATCAGGAACCGCTCCAAGGACGTTTTATTTACTCCGTAGACGGAGGAAAAACTTTTGACCGGGCTTCTTTCTTTCCTCACCCGGAAGATTTTCTTGCCGGAGATGCCAGATGTACAGAGGATTCTCTGGGGAACCTGACAATATTTTTCTGGGCCTATGATATGAAGGATATGAAAGACCTGAAGGTGCACAGGACCATCAGCCATGACTCTGGCCGTTCCTTTTCCCCGCTGGAGCCAATTGAACTAAAAAAACAGATTACTTCCCCTTTTTACATTGACGAAAACAATTTTCTCTGTATTTATCAGGAACGCTTTTCCGATCAGCCCGGTATAAAGGCCATGCTGAGTCATGACGGGGGAATGACCTGGGATGCTGACAGCGCTACCCCTTTATTCCTCTGTGAAGGAACTCCTGACGGTGAAAATCCTTTCGCCCAGTTTGAACAATACAAATTCGGTTATTCTACCCTGACCAGAATCAGCCAGACCAAAGCGCTAGCCACATTCTGGAACACCAATGGCGTCACTTCCTGCATTTCCGTATGTGAGATCTGGACCGAAGAATAA
- a CDS encoding RrF2 family transcriptional regulator encodes MKISTKGRYALRLMLDIVQHNDGEPVRVKDIAARQEISVKYLEQIVSILVRAGYLKSIRGPQGGYRLMRQPGEYTVGSILRLTEGSLAPVECLDSEINDCPRSETCVTLRLWKELDQAIKGVVDQYTLEDLKDWSEEAGNNFVI; translated from the coding sequence ATGAAAATATCCACGAAGGGAAGATATGCGCTGCGTTTGATGCTGGACATCGTGCAGCATAACGACGGAGAGCCGGTACGGGTAAAGGATATAGCAGCGCGTCAGGAGATTTCAGTAAAATATCTGGAGCAGATCGTTTCTATCTTGGTCAGGGCTGGTTATCTAAAAAGTATCCGCGGCCCGCAGGGCGGCTACCGGCTGATGAGGCAGCCAGGAGAATATACAGTAGGATCCATCCTGAGGCTGACGGAAGGCAGCCTGGCTCCGGTGGAATGTCTTGATTCGGAGATCAATGACTGTCCCCGCTCTGAAACCTGTGTTACTCTGAGACTATGGAAAGAGCTGGACCAGGCGATTAAAGGCGTAGTGGATCAATATACGCTGGAGGATCTGAAGGATTGGAGCGAAGAGGCAGGAAACAACTTTGTTATTTAA
- the cysK gene encoding cysteine synthase A has product MAKIYQSVEEFIGRTPLMEVRNIERKYGLEARLLVKLEYMNPAGSVKDRAAKYMIEDAEKAGLLKPGATIVEPTSGNTGIGLASLAAAKGYCLILTMPETMSLERRNILKAYGAKIVLTDGSKGMNGAIEKAKEIVREVPGAFLTGQFDNPSNAKAHRETTGPEIWQDTDGEVDIFVAGVGTGGTITGTGEYLKRKNPEIRVVAVEPAVSPVLSQGQGGPHKIQGIGAGFIPSVLNTEIYDEIFPVEDEVCFSVAKELAQREGILVGISSGAAMYAALELAKRPENRGRTIVALLPDSGDRYYSTPLFAD; this is encoded by the coding sequence ATGGCGAAGATTTATCAGAGTGTGGAAGAATTCATCGGGCGTACGCCCCTGATGGAGGTTCGGAATATTGAACGAAAATACGGTCTGGAAGCCCGGCTGCTGGTGAAGCTGGAATACATGAACCCAGCGGGAAGCGTGAAAGACAGGGCGGCAAAATACATGATTGAAGACGCGGAGAAGGCAGGCCTCCTGAAGCCTGGGGCGACGATCGTTGAACCTACCTCCGGCAATACGGGGATCGGGCTTGCTTCCCTGGCGGCAGCAAAAGGATATTGTTTGATTCTGACCATGCCGGAGACCATGAGCCTGGAACGAAGGAATATTTTGAAAGCCTACGGGGCAAAAATTGTTCTGACAGACGGCAGCAAGGGGATGAATGGAGCAATTGAGAAAGCGAAAGAAATAGTCAGGGAAGTGCCGGGGGCATTTCTGACGGGGCAGTTCGACAATCCCTCTAATGCGAAAGCACACCGTGAGACCACCGGACCAGAGATCTGGCAGGATACGGACGGCGAAGTGGATATTTTTGTCGCGGGAGTAGGCACCGGCGGGACAATAACGGGCACCGGAGAATATTTGAAGAGAAAAAATCCGGAGATCCGAGTGGTGGCAGTGGAACCCGCCGTTTCACCGGTGCTGTCACAGGGGCAGGGAGGGCCTCACAAGATCCAGGGGATCGGAGCAGGCTTTATCCCGTCGGTTTTAAATACGGAGATTTATGACGAAATATTTCCGGTGGAAGACGAGGTGTGTTTTTCAGTGGCCAAAGAACTGGCACAGAGGGAAGGGATTTTGGTAGGAATATCCTCCGGAGCAGCGATGTATGCAGCACTTGAGCTGGCGAAGCGGCCGGAGAACAGGGGACGTACAATTGTGGCTTTACTTCCGGACAGTGGAGACCGTTATTATTCGACTCCTTTATTTGCAGATTGA
- a CDS encoding vWA domain-containing protein, with product MKKGLTELVFILDRSGSMAGLESDTIGGFNSMMEKQRQEPGEACVTTVLFDDQYEVVHDRLSADCVEPMTGRQYYVRGCTALLDAMGRAITHTANVVRSVPESERPEKVIFVVITDGLENASRIYSYDRLKEMIRKEQEEYGWEFLFLGANMDAVNEAARFGIRADRSVTFQNDPAGVSLNYRVVSETVCRMRSCSASSPVGAEWKQEIERDTLGRDR from the coding sequence GTGAAAAAAGGATTAACGGAGCTTGTGTTTATTTTGGACCGCAGCGGTTCTATGGCGGGTTTGGAAAGTGATACGATCGGCGGTTTTAACAGTATGATGGAGAAGCAGAGGCAGGAACCGGGAGAAGCGTGTGTGACTACCGTATTGTTTGATGATCAATATGAAGTGGTGCATGACCGCCTATCCGCGGATTGTGTGGAGCCGATGACCGGGCGCCAGTATTACGTCAGAGGATGTACGGCCTTGCTGGATGCTATGGGAAGGGCGATTACTCATACTGCAAATGTGGTGAGGTCCGTGCCGGAATCCGAAAGGCCGGAAAAGGTCATTTTTGTGGTGATTACAGACGGTCTGGAGAATGCCAGCAGAATTTATTCGTATGACAGGCTGAAGGAGATGATCCGGAAGGAGCAGGAAGAGTATGGATGGGAATTCTTGTTTCTGGGAGCGAATATGGATGCGGTGAACGAGGCTGCCAGATTTGGGATCAGAGCAGACAGGTCTGTGACATTTCAAAATGACCCAGCAGGCGTTTCATTGAATTATCGTGTGGTGTCAGAGACTGTCTGCCGTATGAGGAGCTGTTCGGCCTCTTCACCAGTGGGGGCTGAATGGAAGCAGGAGATTGAAAGAGATACTCTGGGGAGAGACAGGTAA
- a CDS encoding macro domain-containing protein, with translation MPFTIIRDDISRVPADAVVNAANTRLQYGSGVCGAIFEGAGVRDMQAACGAIGSCPTGRAVITPGFRLPARYVIHTAGPVWSGGRCGEEELLRGCYRNSLALALEYGLKSIAFPLISAGIYGYPKKEALEVAVSEFRSFLEGQEMDIYLVLYDRKAMDIGNRLKSSVRKYINDHYVAEQALLSSPARPPVPLMNSFSREEEGPAVLKEDPAGYRDRRTLKELLARRNETFSRMLLRLIDDKGLTDVQVYKKANIDRKLFSKIRSSESYAPSKRTALSLAIALELSLDEARDLLMRAGYALSCSNRQDVIVEYFLRAGEYDIFTINETLFAFGEPTL, from the coding sequence ATGCCGTTTACAATCATAAGGGATGATATTTCCAGAGTTCCAGCGGATGCGGTGGTAAATGCTGCGAATACAAGGCTGCAGTATGGAAGCGGCGTCTGTGGGGCTATTTTTGAGGGTGCGGGTGTGCGGGACATGCAGGCGGCCTGCGGCGCCATCGGAAGCTGCCCAACGGGGAGGGCTGTCATTACGCCGGGGTTCCGGCTGCCGGCCAGATATGTGATCCATACGGCAGGGCCGGTATGGAGCGGTGGCCGGTGCGGGGAGGAGGAATTGCTGCGCGGCTGTTACAGGAATTCATTGGCGCTAGCCTTGGAATATGGGCTGAAAAGTATTGCATTTCCGCTGATTTCCGCCGGGATTTACGGCTATCCCAAGAAAGAGGCACTGGAGGTGGCAGTTTCGGAGTTCAGGTCATTTCTGGAAGGACAGGAGATGGATATTTACCTGGTGCTGTATGACCGGAAGGCTATGGACATAGGAAACAGGCTGAAGAGTTCTGTGCGGAAGTATATTAATGACCATTATGTGGCAGAGCAAGCTTTACTGTCCTCCCCGGCCCGGCCTCCGGTGCCGTTGATGAATTCTTTTTCCCGGGAGGAAGAAGGTCCGGCGGTTCTGAAAGAAGATCCGGCGGGTTATAGGGACAGAAGGACGCTGAAGGAGCTGCTGGCCCGCAGGAATGAAACATTTTCCAGAATGCTGCTGCGTCTGATTGACGACAAAGGGCTGACGGATGTGCAGGTATATAAAAAAGCGAATATAGACCGGAAACTGTTTTCGAAGATCCGGTCCAGCGAGAGCTATGCGCCCAGCAAGCGGACTGCCTTATCCCTTGCCATTGCGCTGGAGCTGTCCCTGGATGAAGCCAGAGACCTCCTGATGAGAGCAGGGTATGCTCTGTCGTGCAGCAACAGGCAGGATGTGATTGTGGAATACTTTCTCAGGGCGGGGGAATATGATATTTTTACGATTAATGAGACACTCTTTGCCTTTGGCGAGCCGACGCTCTGA
- a CDS encoding RNA polymerase sigma factor RpoD, whose product MITQQEFQQKLEALLSRAEAESFHIKKEEAESFFSGDELTGEQMKLVFDYLLSKKIIVEGYLKETALPELSVADLQYLEEYESALKMLAPERNGERTSLLEKILNGDKSVRERLSELFLPEVVKAARERYVPEVAVTDLVQEGNLCLLLALEAIEGRAGLDLASAEDKIMQEIRQGMQALTEQQRDVKHQDHRMVSKVQELKDSVSVLKEEMGRKVYLDEVADFMHISEDEAEAILKLAGEEVPEEE is encoded by the coding sequence ATGATTACACAACAGGAATTTCAACAGAAGCTGGAAGCACTTCTGTCTCGGGCAGAAGCAGAAAGCTTTCATATAAAAAAAGAAGAAGCGGAGAGTTTTTTCTCCGGGGATGAGCTGACCGGTGAGCAAATGAAGCTGGTTTTTGATTATCTGCTCTCGAAAAAAATAATAGTGGAAGGTTATCTGAAGGAGACAGCTCTGCCAGAGCTGTCTGTGGCAGATCTTCAATATCTGGAGGAATACGAAAGCGCGTTGAAAATGTTGGCTCCGGAGCGGAATGGGGAGCGGACCAGCCTTCTTGAAAAGATTCTAAACGGGGACAAGAGTGTCAGAGAGCGGTTGTCTGAGCTGTTTCTTCCAGAGGTGGTAAAGGCGGCCAGAGAGAGGTATGTGCCGGAGGTGGCCGTGACGGATCTGGTGCAGGAAGGGAATCTGTGCCTGCTGCTGGCGCTGGAGGCAATAGAGGGCAGGGCAGGACTGGATCTGGCTTCAGCGGAAGATAAAATTATGCAGGAAATACGTCAGGGGATGCAGGCACTGACAGAGCAGCAGAGGGATGTGAAACATCAGGATCACAGAATGGTTTCTAAAGTACAGGAGCTTAAGGACAGTGTCTCCGTTCTGAAGGAAGAAATGGGCAGAAAAGTATATCTGGATGAAGTGGCGGACTTCATGCATATATCCGAGGATGAGGCAGAGGCCATTCTGAAGCTTGCCGGGGAAGAGGTACCCGAGGAGGAATAA
- a CDS encoding 4Fe-4S binding protein produces MTAQNCLRILREVKDAAFATVDETGMPQVRIIDVMLIDQEKLYFCTARGKDFYRQLTASGQVAITAMNHFFQMVRLSGRARKLSGQKEWIDRIFEENPVMNNVYPGESRYILEPFCIADGQIEFFDLGREPVFRECLTIGNARKPQKGFFITDSCIGCGECHRSCPQQCIEAGTPYTIRQDHCLHCGLCYETCPVQALERKGI; encoded by the coding sequence ATGACAGCTCAGAATTGCCTTCGTATACTGCGAGAAGTTAAAGACGCCGCATTTGCCACAGTAGACGAAACAGGGATGCCGCAGGTCAGAATCATTGACGTAATGCTGATAGATCAGGAAAAGCTCTATTTCTGCACAGCCCGTGGTAAAGATTTCTACCGTCAACTGACTGCCTCCGGCCAGGTGGCTATAACAGCTATGAACCATTTTTTCCAGATGGTGCGCCTGAGCGGCAGGGCCAGGAAGCTTTCCGGGCAAAAAGAATGGATTGACCGCATTTTTGAGGAAAATCCGGTTATGAATAATGTATACCCCGGTGAAAGCCGGTACATTCTGGAACCATTTTGTATAGCCGACGGTCAGATTGAGTTCTTTGACCTGGGAAGGGAGCCTGTTTTCCGGGAATGCTTGACAATTGGAAATGCACGGAAGCCGCAGAAGGGCTTTTTTATCACAGATTCCTGCATCGGATGCGGGGAATGCCACCGCTCCTGTCCGCAGCAGTGTATTGAAGCAGGCACCCCTTATACCATACGGCAGGATCACTGCCTGCACTGTGGCCTGTGCTACGAAACATGCCCCGTTCAGGCGCTAGAGAGGAAAGGTATATAA
- a CDS encoding ABC transporter permease/substrate-binding protein, with protein sequence MLQDMWSTFIERKEFFLGLLWEHIEISLAAIVIAVLFGGLVGILISEFQKSAKPALGVINFLYTIPSISMLGFLIPLSGIGNATAVIALTIYALLPMVRNTHTGITNVDLAILEAAKGMGSTRLQILLKIKLPLATPVILSGIRSMVTMTIALAGIASFIGAGGLGVAIYRGITTNNAAMTMAGSLLIALLALVVDFLLGFIEKRMKKHSARSKRVNRVLAAAAATACLAVIAGTVFRPGSKDTIHIATKPMTEQYVLGEMLDLLIEQNTGLNAELTQGVGGGTSNIQPAMESGEFDLYPEYTGTGWNMVLKEDSLYTEDLFPIMQQAYKDELNMQWSGIYGFNNTYGLAVRREIAEKYDLKTYSDLQSAARQLTFGAEYDFFEREDGYDALCDAYGLKFGRIMDLDIGLKYQAISQGKIDVMVIFTTDGQLSISDVAVLEDDKNFYPSYLCGNVIRSEILETYPELNDVFSALAGLITDDDMAQMNYAVESESKEPRTVAEEFLREKGLLE encoded by the coding sequence ATGTTACAGGATATGTGGTCGACTTTTATTGAGAGGAAAGAATTTTTTCTGGGGCTGCTCTGGGAACACATAGAGATATCTCTTGCCGCTATCGTGATCGCAGTCCTCTTCGGCGGCCTTGTGGGCATTCTGATCAGCGAATTTCAAAAGTCAGCCAAACCCGCTCTGGGCGTAATTAATTTTCTCTATACGATTCCCTCTATCTCCATGCTCGGCTTTCTGATCCCTCTGTCCGGAATCGGAAATGCCACAGCGGTAATTGCGCTCACCATCTATGCCCTGCTACCAATGGTTCGCAACACTCATACTGGAATCACGAACGTAGATCTGGCTATCCTGGAAGCCGCCAAGGGAATGGGCAGCACGCGCCTGCAGATTTTATTAAAGATCAAGCTTCCGCTGGCAACGCCGGTTATCCTGTCAGGCATCCGCAGCATGGTGACTATGACGATAGCTCTGGCCGGAATCGCTTCTTTTATCGGAGCCGGAGGCCTGGGCGTCGCCATTTACAGGGGTATCACCACAAATAATGCCGCCATGACCATGGCAGGAAGCCTTTTAATTGCCCTCCTGGCCCTAGTAGTTGATTTCCTTCTCGGATTTATCGAAAAACGGATGAAAAAGCACAGCGCCAGATCCAAAAGGGTAAACCGGGTTCTGGCCGCTGCAGCGGCCACCGCCTGCCTGGCTGTTATTGCCGGAACTGTTTTCCGCCCTGGCTCAAAAGATACTATTCACATCGCTACAAAGCCCATGACTGAGCAGTATGTGCTGGGCGAAATGCTGGATCTTCTCATTGAACAGAATACAGGCCTGAACGCAGAACTGACCCAGGGCGTCGGCGGAGGCACATCCAACATCCAGCCCGCCATGGAAAGCGGCGAATTTGATCTCTACCCGGAATACACCGGAACCGGCTGGAATATGGTACTGAAAGAAGACAGCCTGTATACAGAAGATCTGTTTCCCATCATGCAGCAGGCCTATAAAGATGAGCTGAACATGCAGTGGAGCGGCATCTATGGTTTTAATAACACCTATGGCCTGGCAGTCCGCCGCGAAATCGCTGAAAAATATGACCTGAAAACCTATTCTGACCTGCAATCCGCCGCGAGACAGCTCACCTTCGGCGCAGAATACGATTTTTTTGAACGGGAGGATGGCTATGATGCACTCTGCGATGCATATGGACTTAAGTTCGGAAGGATCATGGATCTGGATATCGGCCTGAAATACCAGGCGATCAGTCAGGGGAAAATCGACGTGATGGTAATATTTACGACCGATGGACAGCTCAGCATTTCCGACGTTGCTGTCCTGGAGGATGACAAGAATTTCTATCCCTCTTATCTCTGCGGAAATGTCATCCGGAGCGAAATTCTGGAAACATACCCAGAACTGAATGATGTCTTTTCGGCATTGGCCGGCCTGATCACCGATGATGACATGGCTCAGATGAACTACGCAGTAGAATCAGAAAGTAAGGAACCCCGTACAGTAGCCGAAGAGTTTCTTCGAGAAAAAGGGCTGTTAGAGTGA
- a CDS encoding ABC transporter ATP-binding protein, translated as MAAAIEYKNISKSYGSNVVLKDFSLTLEKGEFITIIGSSGCGKTTILKMVNGLISPDSGDILINGRSIRNQDLIRLRRGIGYAIQGSVLFPHMTVEQNISYVPNLINKKEKQKTRTAVSKWLQTVGLDEELKERYPSELSGGQQQRVGIARALAASPEILLMDEPFGAVDEITRGQLQIELRQIYEETRITILFVTHDISEALKLGTRVLVMDQGKILQYGSPEELLCNPSTPFVKQLVHKTRRT; from the coding sequence ATGGCTGCAGCGATAGAATATAAAAATATCAGTAAATCATACGGTTCAAATGTGGTTCTGAAGGACTTCAGCCTGACTCTGGAAAAAGGGGAATTCATCACAATCATCGGTTCCTCAGGCTGTGGCAAGACGACAATTCTCAAGATGGTCAACGGCCTGATCAGCCCTGACAGCGGAGACATCCTGATTAATGGCCGCAGCATCCGGAATCAGGATTTGATCAGGCTGCGCAGAGGAATCGGATATGCAATCCAGGGCAGCGTTTTATTCCCTCATATGACTGTGGAACAAAACATTTCCTATGTGCCAAATCTGATCAATAAAAAAGAAAAACAGAAAACCCGTACTGCAGTCAGCAAATGGTTGCAGACCGTCGGACTGGACGAAGAGCTGAAAGAACGGTATCCTTCAGAGCTTTCAGGCGGCCAGCAGCAGCGTGTGGGGATCGCCAGGGCGCTGGCAGCGTCCCCGGAAATTCTGCTGATGGATGAACCCTTCGGGGCTGTAGACGAAATCACCCGCGGCCAGCTTCAGATTGAGCTCCGGCAAATTTATGAAGAAACCAGGATCACCATTTTATTTGTAACCCATGATATTTCCGAGGCCCTGAAGCTGGGTACAAGAGTCCTGGTCATGGATCAGGGTAAAATCCTGCAGTACGGCTCTCCAGAAGAATTGCTGTGCAATCCCTCTACCCCGTTTGTCAAGCAGCTGGTACACAAAACCAGGCGCACCTGA
- a CDS encoding glycerate kinase family protein, with product MKKCIVIPDSFKGTLSSEEVCRIVSDKIREIEPGCEVVAIPVADGGEGTVDCFLYAADAKKIEVETQGPYGETVAAYYARMGDTAVIEMAQAAGLPQVEGRENPALTSTYGVGLILRHAVEHGCKKLVIGLGGSCTNDAACGLAAAVGTKFFDRMGQNFIPAGGNLKNVEKIDVSETRKLLNGCQVIAMCDIDHPMHGTGGAAYIFAPQKGADEAAVKELDDNLKALDAAIKRELGKEVAEIPGAGAAGAMGAGIVAFLDGELQPGIRTVLELVHFDEALEGADLVITGEGKIDGQSLHGKVVVGVAERAARKGVPVVAVVGSVGEEAEKAYDMGVTAIFSINRQAVDFSVSRYQSRENLAATAEALIRFQKAFHR from the coding sequence ATGAAAAAATGTATTGTGATCCCGGACTCTTTTAAAGGGACGTTGAGTTCAGAAGAGGTTTGCAGAATTGTCTCAGATAAAATCCGGGAGATTGAGCCGGGATGTGAGGTGGTGGCAATTCCGGTTGCCGACGGCGGTGAGGGGACTGTGGACTGTTTTCTGTATGCGGCTGATGCCAAGAAGATAGAAGTCGAAACTCAGGGACCATACGGCGAGACAGTCGCGGCTTATTATGCCCGTATGGGAGATACGGCTGTGATTGAGATGGCACAGGCGGCGGGCCTTCCGCAAGTTGAAGGAAGGGAGAATCCCGCGCTGACTTCTACCTATGGAGTGGGGTTGATTCTTCGGCACGCGGTAGAGCATGGATGCAAGAAGCTGGTCATTGGACTGGGCGGCAGCTGTACCAATGACGCGGCCTGCGGCCTGGCTGCTGCAGTCGGGACCAAATTTTTTGACCGTATGGGACAGAATTTTATTCCGGCGGGCGGGAATCTTAAAAATGTGGAGAAAATTGATGTTTCAGAGACTCGGAAACTATTGAACGGATGCCAGGTAATTGCCATGTGTGATATTGACCATCCGATGCACGGCACCGGAGGGGCGGCCTATATCTTCGCGCCGCAGAAGGGTGCAGATGAGGCGGCTGTGAAAGAACTGGATGACAACCTGAAGGCTCTGGATGCGGCGATCAAAAGGGAGCTGGGAAAAGAAGTAGCGGAGATTCCGGGAGCGGGTGCCGCAGGCGCCATGGGAGCAGGTATTGTGGCTTTTCTTGATGGAGAGCTTCAGCCGGGCATCCGGACTGTGCTGGAACTGGTCCATTTTGATGAGGCGCTGGAGGGGGCCGATCTGGTCATCACCGGAGAGGGAAAGATTGACGGTCAGAGCTTACATGGGAAAGTTGTTGTGGGAGTGGCGGAAAGGGCGGCCAGGAAAGGCGTTCCTGTCGTTGCTGTTGTGGGCTCAGTGGGGGAGGAGGCTGAAAAAGCCTATGACATGGGAGTCACAGCAATTTTCAGCATTAACCGTCAGGCTGTGGATTTTTCAGTATCCCGCTATCAGAGCAGAGAAAATCTGGCTGCGACAGCAGAGGCGCTGATCCGTTTTCAGAAGGCGTTTCACAGATAA
- a CDS encoding GNAT family N-acetyltransferase — protein sequence MVKNIMIRNEKKADYEVVEKITREAFYNLYVPECVEHYLVHIMREHEDFLPELDFVLELNGEVIGNVMYTKARLLDEDGNKKEILTFGPLCIKPEYQRQGYGKKLIEYSFERAAELGYDVVVIFGSPANYVGRGFKSCKKYDVCIEGGKYPAAMMIKELLPDTLKGHKWCYYDSPVMMISEEEALKYDDTLEKMEKEYRPSQDEFYIMSHSFVEGC from the coding sequence ATGGTGAAAAATATTATGATTAGAAATGAGAAAAAAGCTGATTACGAAGTCGTTGAAAAGATAACAAGGGAAGCGTTCTATAATCTTTATGTTCCGGAATGTGTAGAACATTATTTAGTACACATTATGCGGGAACATGAGGATTTTCTGCCGGAGTTAGATTTCGTCTTAGAATTAAATGGAGAAGTGATCGGAAATGTCATGTATACAAAGGCGAGACTATTGGACGAGGATGGAAACAAAAAGGAGATTTTGACCTTTGGCCCGCTCTGCATCAAACCAGAATATCAAAGACAAGGGTACGGAAAAAAATTGATAGAGTATTCTTTTGAACGTGCGGCAGAACTGGGCTATGATGTGGTTGTAATATTTGGCAGCCCAGCCAATTATGTAGGCCGTGGATTTAAAAGCTGTAAAAAATATGATGTATGTATAGAAGGCGGAAAATATCCAGCGGCAATGATGATAAAGGAGCTTCTTCCCGATACACTTAAAGGGCATAAATGGTGCTACTATGATAGCCCGGTTATGATGATCAGTGAAGAAGAAGCACTAAAATATGATGATACTTTGGAAAAGATGGAAAAAGAATACCGACCAAGCCAAGATGAATTTTATATTATGAGTCATTCTTTTGTGGAAGGATGTTAA